Proteins from a genomic interval of Fusarium oxysporum Fo47 chromosome I, complete sequence:
- a CDS encoding heterokaryon incompatibility protein-domain-containing protein: MDIPFEARIPRDPKFRAENSTDAFVALAKWAVDYSTAEGVKAGYKAAFQSGQERLSGFFSNLQGSSCKMPDLPTEMLVHSPLEDTKGIRLVQVEINDSVLSLTMNTYSASETPAYVCLSYVWVDFGPMWNRGRDFRETELEVPHFSHADTVDIAINNKRFPIGANLHAALLGLHKYLNGRPIWTDAVCINQENPDEKTVQVARMDEIYSAAEKVFIWLGRKHTERTAAMSILKAWPAFPEDPNNADIQFHGKKYTTAKAFFDATSTGSELISWLSLLQIVTESWWSRVWTVQEFILAKQYAFYYNGEEVPASELKKAMDWTYFVASHLSPKMVPHWVTFQPSMFDLKRSAAKLHLLDVTMLGATRMAGDPRDKVWAFLGITDPATLGQTTLKPDYSNRNMSDFYLDIAQRLINGDAGLLVLSLVNHPLPRESYKFTSSKPIGNRLLDRYKAKKRFPSKKPDWAPLEEDIFDDALQPDWSGKGVGYPSWVPKMASAVATEPLFLKEMKAQKARGRPLYDHSWRVFHAASSVKSEYSLSGNGRTLSVSTHVLDRITKIAPLPRKKEEEKAFYKSLRSWYPGRARLADIAYPPQPSTAVPEALWRTLLTNIWLTSHPAPDACSDHFANYLARISDSASEANHDLRCQNKTDPQEGDIFAIAVDDAGAERVLFVTDKGYLGLGPARTEVGDVISLIAGAHVPLVLRKGAQGWTLIGETYVHGAMYGEAVNNGEFQKVDIV; encoded by the exons ATGGATATACCATTTGAAGCTCGGATTCCTCGCGATCCCAAGTTCAGAGCCGAAAACAGCACCGACGCTTTCGTAGCCCTGGCGAAATGGGCAGTGGATTACTCAACAGCTGAGGGGGTCAAAGCAGGCTACAAAGCAGCCTTCCAGTCCGGTCAAGAAAGATTATCTGGCTTCTTTTCAAACCTTCAAGGATCATCTTGCAAAATGCCG GACTTACCAACAGAGATGTTGGTTCACTCGCCCCTTGAAGACACAAAGGGAATACGCCTCGTTCAGGTGGAGATCAATGACTCTGTCCTTTCTCTGACTATGAACACTTACTCTGCATCCGAGACACCGGCTTATGTCTGCCTCTCTTACGTCTGGGTCGATTTCGGACCGATGTGGAATCGTGGTCGCGACTTTCGCGAGACTGAGCTTGAGGTTCCTCACTTCAGCCATGCCGATACAGTGGATATAGCGATTAACAACAAACGGTTTCCTATCGGAGCCAACTTGCACGCTGCCCTACTTGGCTTACACAAATACCTCAACGGCAGACCTATCTGGACTGACGCTGTGTGTATCAATCAGGAAAACCCAGATGAGAAGACTGTTCAGGTAGCTCGCATGGATGAGATATACAGTGCAGCTGAAAAAGTCTTTATCTGGCTTGGTAGAAAGCATACAGAACGAACAGCAGCGATGAGCATTCTTAAAGCGTGGCCAGCATTCCCAGAAGACCCAAACAATGCCGATATCCAGTTCCATGGGAAGAAGTACACAACCGCAAAAGCATTTTTCGATGCAACCTCGACAGGGTCAGAGCTTATTTCATGGCTCAGTCTCCTCCAGATCGTCACGGAGAGTTGGTGGAGTCGAGTTTGGACTGTTCAGGAGTTCATCCTCGCAAAGCAATACGCTTTCTATTACAATGGCGAGGAAGTCCCGGCGtcagagttgaagaaggcgatggATTGGACGTACTTCGTTGCGAGTCACTTGTCGCCCAAGATGGTACCTCATTGGGTTACCTTCCAGCCGTCGATGTTCGATTTGAAGAGGAGTGCCGCCaaacttcatcttcttgatgtGACGATGCTTGGAGCGACTAGGATGGCTGGTGATCCGCGTGACAAGGTCTGGGCATTTCTAGGTATAACTGACCCAGCAACGCTTGGCCAGACAACTCTCAAACCAGATTACAGCAATCGAAACATGAGCGACTTCTACCTCGACATAGCGCAGCGTCTCATCAATGGTGACGCGGGTCTTCTCGTCCTATCTTTGGTCAaccatcctcttcctcgggAGTCTTACAAATTCACATCGTCCAAGCCAATCGGCAACAGGTTACTGGACAGGTACAAGGCGAAGAAGCGATTTCCTTCAAAGAAACCTGATTGGGCACCGCTGGAAGAAGATATCTTTGACGATGCTCTCCAGCCAGACTGGTCTGGGAAGGGAGTTGGCTACCCAAGTTGGGTCCCGAAGATGGCAAGCGCCGTTGCGACTGAGCCACTGTTcctgaaggagatgaaggctCAAAAGGCTCGGGGTAGACCGCTGTATGATCACAGTTGGCGAGTCTTCCACGCTGCATCTAGTGTGAAGAGCGAGTATTCGTTGTCCGGAAACGGAAGAACACTATCCGTGAGCACTCATGTCTTGGACAGAATTACCAAGATTGCTCCTTTACCcaggaaaaaagaagaggagaaggcgTTCTACAAGAGCCTTCGGTCATGGTACCCGGGGAGGGCTCGCCTCGCCGACATAGCCTATCCGCCCCAACCTTCAACAGCAGTCCCTGAGGCGCTCTGGCGAACACTTTTGACGAACATCTGGCTCACCAGTCATCCTGCTCCTGATGCTTGCAGCGACCATTTTGCAAACTATCTTGCTCGCATCTCAGACTCTGCTTCTGAGGCTAACCATGATCTTCGGTGTCAAAACAAAACTGATCCACAGGAGGGAGATATCTTTGCAATTGCGGTGGATGATGCTGGAGCTGAGCGGGTGCTTTTCGTGACGGACAAGGGATACCTGGGCTTGGGGCCGGCGAGGACggaagttggtgatgttaTCAGCCTGATTGCTGGGGCGCATGTCCCGCTCGTGCTGCGGAAGGGGGCTCAAGGGTGGACTTTGATTGGGGAGACTTATGTGCATGGGGCGATGTATGGCGAGGCTGTGAACAACGGGGAATTCCAGAAGGTGGACATCGTATAA